The Engystomops pustulosus chromosome 9, aEngPut4.maternal, whole genome shotgun sequence genome includes a window with the following:
- the ATG4A gene encoding cysteine protease ATG4A — protein MEAGFASYEDQIVESDYLELEELPDTDEPVYILGKQYDTKTEKCDLLSDITSRLWFTYRKKFSPIGGTGPSSDAGWGCMLRCGQMMLAQALICQHLGREWRWEKHKKQSEEYHQILQCFLDRKNSCYSIHQMAQMGVGEGKSIGEWFGPNTVAQVLKKLALFDEWNSLAVYVSMDNTVVIEDIRKMCRYHPHTWGTGHSASYTHQSAWSRGSSAWRPLLLVVPLRLGINQINPVYIDAFKECFKMPQSLGALGGKPNNAYYFIGFSGDELIYLDPHTTQTFVDTEDAGTVQDQTYHCQKNPNRMKILNLDPSVALGFFCKEESDFDCWCTTVEKEILQKHSLRMFELAPKHPPHWPPFIPPRKPEVSTTGAELIESTDKLFEEEEFEILTV, from the exons ATGGAGGCCG GTTTTGCGAGTTATGAAGATCAGATTGTGGAATCGGATTACCTGGAGCTAGAAGAACTTCCAGATACTGATGAACCGGTCTACATTTTAGGAAAACAATATGACACTAAAACAG AAAAATGTGATCTTCTATCAGATATTACCTCCCGTTTGTGGTTTACATATAGAAAGAAATTTTCTCCCATAG GAGGAACAGGACCTTCATCCGATGCCGGCTGGGGATGTATGCTGCGGTGCGGACAGATGATGCTGGCGCAGGCCCTTATATGTCAGCATTTAGGCAGAG AATGGAGGTGGGAGAAACATAAGAAACAGTCAGAAGAATATCACCAAATCCTACAGTGTTTCCTGGACAGGAAAAATAGTTGCTATTCAATTCATCAAATGG CACAGATGGGAGTTGGAGAAGGAAAGTCTATAGGAGAATGGTTTGGACCAAATACTGTGGCTCAGGTTTTAAA GAAACTTGCTCTGTTTGATGAGTGGAACTCCTTAGCGGTCTATGTTTCCATGGATAACACGGTGGTCATTGAAGATATAA GGAAAATGTGCCGCTATCACCCTCACACGTGGGGCACAGGGCACAGCGCGTCTTACACACACCAAAGTGCTTGGAGCAGAGGCTCATCTgcgtggaggccgctgctgctaGTTGTACCCCTGCGTCTGGGAATCAACCAGATCAATCCTGTTTATATTGATGCTTTTAAG GAATGTTTTAAGATGCCACAGTCCCTCGGTGCGTTAGGTGGAAAACCAAATAATGCCTATTACTTCATAGGTTTTTCAG GGGATGAGCTCATTTACTTGGATCCTCACACGACACAGACCTTTGTGGATACAGAAGATGCCGGTACAGTACAGGATCAGACTTACCACTGCCAAAAAAATCCTAACAGGATGAAGATTCTTAATCTGGACCCATCTGTGGCATTA GGATTCTTTTGCAAAGAAGAATCAGATTTTGATTGTTGGTGTACAACGGTAGAAAAG gaaatcttACAGAAGCATAGTTTACGGATGTTTGAACTTGCACCAAAGCACCCGCCCCACTGGCCTCCATTTATACCACCAAGAAAGCCCGAGGTCTCCACaacgggtgcag AACTTATTGAATCCACTGATAAATTGTTTGAGGAGGAAGAGTTTGAGATCTTAACTGTGTAA
- the PSMD10 gene encoding 26S proteasome non-ATPase regulatory subunit 10: MEEVRVSDVEVCNLAYRGQLEELKSRVLADKSRATTTDQDYRAPLHWACSAGKTEVAEYLIRLGVPVDGKDDAGWTPLHIAASAGRTDIVRALIGKGAQVNATNQNGCTPLHYAASKNKHEIAVLLLENGAFPDAKDKLESTPLHRAASKGNLKIIEILLKHKASTNIQDTEGNTALHLACDEERTEEAKFLVEHGASIYIENKDEKTPLQVSRGGLGAVLRRIVEG; the protein is encoded by the exons ATGGAGGAGGTGAGAGTGTCTGATGTGGAGGTGTGTAACCTGGCGTACAGGGGCCAGCTGGAAGAGCTCAAGAGCAGGGTGCTGGCAGACAAGTCCCGGGCCACCACCACAGACCAG GATTACAGGGCACCTCTCCACTGGGCATGTTCAGCAGGAAAGACTGAGGTCGCTGAATATTTAATTCGACTAGGTGTACCTGTGGATGGAAAAGATGAT GCAGGGTGGACTCCTCTTCACATTGCAGCTTCTGCAGGGCGCACTGATATAGTTAGAGCCCTCATTGGTAAAGGGGCACAAGTTAATGCGACCAACCAGAATGGCTGCACCCCTCTACACTATGCCGCTTCCAAGAACAAGCATGAG ATTGCAGTTTTGCTTCTTGAAAATGGCGCTTTTCCCGATGCAAAGGACAAGCTGGAGTCCACACCTTTACATCGTGCTGCTTCCAAAGGAAACCTGAAAATCATAGAAATCCTTCTGAAACACAAGGCCTCAACTAACATACAAGACACTGAAGGGAATACAGCTCT TCATCTTGCCTGTGATGAAGAACGAACAGAAGAAGCCAAGTTCTTGGTAGAACATGGAGCAAGTATTTATATAGAAAACAAAGATGAGAAAACCCCACTACAAGTGTCTAGAGGAGGGCTGGGAGCCGTGCTGAGAAGAATAGTGGAGGGCTAG